The sequence atacatacgtacatacatacatacatacatataacgtgtaactacATTAAGTTTGATATTTTCTCAAggcaaaaaaaaatatttaacgttacaataaTCGAAAGAAATTCGTGTATCGTAGTACACAGAAAGTTTATTTTACTTCATGTTTATTGTAATTCATGACTCGAAGTATAAAAGTATGTAACATTTTCTGTTAACATAGTTGTACCAACGTTTAGCACATttcgtgcgcgcgcgcgcgcgtataaAGTAACGACGAAAATGATAGAACAACTTGCATTTTGCATGTGCTGTTGCTTTTGGCATTACTCCTGTGATTTATATCACCTAAATGAAAATtctgtacatatattatatatttgttacgAAGAAGTCGTTCCTTTAATATTGGCTATTATACAAtgctctatatatatatacacatatataatttattggCTTGAAGCAGTGATAatacgtattttatttttctatgataCCTATAATACTGTTGATCTTAAAACAGTTTTAAGATAAAAGAGCCTATTATCGTACCCAACACAAGATATAGAAATGACTATTTATTTTGGCAAATTTTAAGCACTACGTGTAATTAGCGCCGACTATGTAATTTTACTCAGAGTTACTATTTACATCCCcgttacatgtatatgtatcatATAATACAAGAAAAGACGAAACATCTCCTACAGATTCGTCCGTTTAATGACATTCGATCGTAGatcgaaaattaattaacgcAACAGCATGAATTTATCGTTAGCCTTTCAATGCCTTTACAGCACTGCATCGTCGACTATGTaaattcgttaaattttatagaaaggaCACTATGAAAGGACAATCTGTGTACAAATAGACTATTATATAGTGATTTGTAGCGTGATTGTACGTATTGTGAGCTGTAGCATAGAAATGCAATGAAAACATTGCGATTCATGTTCGCGATATGTTTcgtatattatatcgttatcattattatttttgtccttccattaattaaaaaggtggtgtaaaatacaaataacaaatgatgtattattattttactaaataaattgtttattttataaggAATTGCCAATTTTTTCTTCGATgcgcgaaagaaataaaaataacgatttaCGCAATATGTCAAATTACGAGGAGTAAAGAATTGTTTCAGAGAATAGAATAAAGTAACGGATAAATCGTTATCAAATGATAATCGAAtgtttagaaaaatatgtacatttattcATACGTTTATGTACAAGTTTCACGCGATTACAAGTGTCGCGAAAATAAGTCGCGCAGAAAATATGATACGAATATTTGCATATAGTAGATTTTCGTGCTATCTTGAAACTTGAGATACGAAACTTTGCGGTATAATAAATACTATAAGCGACATAGGCTAATACGTTCGGCTAATTAATAGCTACCTTTGATAAAACATCGTTACCTTTTACGTCATATAAAGCTCCATTTCGTTTCtacgaatataaaaattagaattttctatCGCTTACGTAAAGAAATTATTGGAATTAGTTGAATAAGTAGTTTATTATACGCGAAAACGATACAAAAGAATTATTCGTTCATTGTActtttcgtattttataaaaaacaaTTTGCGAACTCGTGAtctgaaattttctttctatttttcagAAAAACGTTCTCTTACCTTTGAGGTATCGAGGTAACACATCAAATAGACATGAAAAATATGCGCCGTTCACAGTGATTATGTACAAATCTTGCGATCGATGCATATTTTAGATTTTAGAGACTAAGAAAACGTTCACGATGTTAAGTTTGAATTCGCAACGTAATTGTCCTAAAACGCCGCAGTTACATATACACGCACACGTgtgtatacatacatgtatgtacttACTCGCAAGTACTTGGGACGCAGAAGCCGTAAAGCGTAAAGTGTACACGTAGTGTCACAACGATAGATCACTTCTCATCTTGATGATAAGACGCATTAAACGCTCCAGTTTCTTGGCTCATATGAATGGTTTCTTCGGTAATTTCGTCTTCGTCTACgtacttgtaaaatttcgccattacagcgaaaataattatatcgatgaACATCAATCCCGCGAACAAAAGGAATTCATAAACCTAAACAACAAGAACAAAGAATATATTACGTTGGATATTGGAAAGAATTTTAGTAGGTATCGAGGTTAAAGTAATGTAACTTTTCGAGAAGTTTAACGTTGTGCACGTTGAATAATGCATGATTCGTAGTGACCGTAACGCAAAAGCGATTGGGTAATCACGACTGTCGCCGATCTGGCCTCGAATCGTTTAAAAAAACTCTAGTATCGAGTACATGTACGTTTGTTTTTACCAAGGACCGGTGCATAGGCGcatttaaagataaaattatgTCAACTCGTACTTGCCTGACGATCGAAAATCGAGATTTCCGCCACAATGACTACGATGAGATTACCAAAAGCTACTGTCAATAGCCAAGAAGCCTGTAGAAGAGACTTCATACTGGCAGGGGCTTGCGTGAATGCAAATTCTAAGCCGGTCACCGAGAACATGACTTCACCCATCGTGATAATAACATATTGAGGAATCAACCACAATATATGCATGGAATTTGGTTCGGTTACAGTTACGACGTTAGCCATTGCTTCTTCTCCGATAACAGATCCGACCACCGTATAAACTCCGCCAAGTCTCAGACGTACGTCTTTTTTTACTAATATACCATTCAAATAAATATCGTATGTGTCAGGTTTGAGTTCAGCTAGACTGGTTTCCTGAAGCGAAATACTGTTTATCTTGAATTCAAAGACTGTCGCGTCGCCCTTCGTAAATTTCAGAGATACAGGCTCCCGTGATGAATTTACGTAGACGAGTCCACGTATCAAAGGTGCGCCAGAGATCGATTTATCCACCGAATCCGTGTAACGATAAAGTTCATTTTgctgcgttacaacgtaagaagTCGCACTGTCTTCGGGTAACAGGATCGTTCCTAAAAATACACACGATCGttaaatatcgttaaatatcgttaaataaatcATACGAAAGAACTTTGATATACCAGCCGATTCATTGAATTTCGTGATATCGGCTCTATTGCATTTTGAAAAATCTGCCGTATAACTCCATTTTGCTTCGCCATTCGCTTTGACATATTTGTCCTCCCACATGTTCATACTTTCGAGGACAAAAGATAATTCAGGATTATGCGTCGTTATAGTTACGTTACAATCCAGAGTATTGAAAAGGCGCAATTGTGCGAAATTTTTCGAAGGCAAAACCGGAAACGTTTTCTGCaagtaaaaagaaagtaaaaatagaTTGTTCAACGTGAATTAAGATATTTctcgtaaaattatttgaacgtAGCTAGAGATACTATGGTATTTTGTATGCCGTAATGGGGCATTGTAGGTCGTGCtgcttatttttaatttaaccaCGTACCTCGAGCTGATATTGAACCAGGGCCGCTACTACGAACGACAAAGAAGCTAAGAAACCGCCGATAGACAAGATTCTCAGCGGAGTTCGTAAGCCGATCTTCCTCATAAGAGGATAGAGACAAGTCTCGAACAAAGGTATGAAGGCGAGCACCAAAAAAGGATTGAACACTTGCATCTGATCTGGTTGAAGCAGGAAATTTCCGATTTCGCCGTCCATTCGGGTCGCTTGAAACGTCCATCGAGAGCCTTGCTGATCGAAAAGCGCCCAAAATATCGGTATCGGAATAAACAATTTCATCACCTGCAGAGCCGCTTTAATATCGTTTATCAGTGATTTCTCGTACTTGTCATCCGCATACTCGAGCCAATTCTCCCTTTTCTCATTCTTTGACGTAAACTTTTTGTAGATAGCGTACTGAAATTTCAAACACGAATCTCACGTATTCGTTGTCGCAATATGGGAAAATCTGAATTATGCTTGAATTAGTCGGTCCTAAATAGAGACATGGTTAAACTTACAGAAATGCACTTGGAAACATTCAAAACGACGTTGCCCGTCGGCTTGATTATTCTGTACAAAGGTTTCCCAAGGAGGAATATCACTGAAAAAGAAGATTCGCGATGATTTAACAGTTTCTTGGCGGTTTTAAGATCGTTCACATTTTCGAACTGTATGCGACTGTTCTCGGAACTTACCGACGGATAACGTCATAAGAACGGCTGGCACAAAAAATGCCAGAGAATAACAGGTATTTTCGCCGAAACACGTGACATCGCTACGAAGCAGGGGCGTGAGGAAGCTCGAGATCAGAGATCCAAAGTTGATAGAAAAGTAAAACAGGGAGAAGAATGTGGACAAGTATCGTTCCTGTAGCGGTAGTATGAATTGATCGCCGCCGAATGCAGCCACGCAAGGTTTTATACCGCCTGTGCCAAGGGCTATAAGGAGTAGACCAAGCAATGAAAATTCTCTGCAAAGTTACACGTTTGACAAACGTAATTAGACCTCGATCGATGTTTCACATAGTACTTATTTAACTTGCTACTTATTTAAAACAGAGAAAACCTCGAATATTAAGATAACATAGATGATAATCTACGCACGAGACAAATACAACGATTTAATCGTTGACGACAACTTTGGCAAACGATCGAACCGTTCGAACAATTAATTAATCAGAGATTAAGACATTAAAACataaaaacattaaagaaaatattaatcttaCCTGGCAGGTATACCTAACGGGGGCGCAGCGCTTAGAGATAGCAGAAGTTGGCCTAGAGCATAAATGATACTCAAGTATAAGATGGTGTGAAATTTTCCCATTAAGGAATCCGCCAGCATCGCTCCGAATATAGGGAAAAAGTATACGAACATCGTGAACACATGGTATATGACGGTAGATGTGTTATCGTCGTATTTTAATTGGTTCCTTAGATAAAGCGTCAGTACAGCTAAATAAAACAATTACTTTAATATTACGCGATATTTACGAATTAAACAAAAACTTTATCGCTATTACGTTTCTACGTACTACGCATTCCATAGAAAGAGAATCTCTCGCAGAATTCATTGGACACGATAAAAAATATCGACTTGGGATACGTCATCTTctgcaaaattacaaaaaaattatattataaaatctgatcTGTGCGAATCGAGTTGGAAGAACCAGATATGAAACGAATGCTAGTAGCACGTTTCGCATGACTCGATTAATTTCGTTATCATTACTGCTGATTGAAAGGAATTATCCTTGTTGTAAATACAATACATTGTGTCGTAAAATGCGAAGGCCATCCACGATTCGCAGAATTATATACAGCAATTTACGCCATCGGTGCTATTTCGCTTAAATTTAATCGCTGCCGTTCAATGACCAGTTTCACCGGTAACAGATACATTGTTTTGTTACATATGAGTTCCGTACCAACCGTATAATCAagtatgtaaaatgtaaattcttattaaaaaatatattaaattaaaaatatactaaaAATAGCTGCAAAGcggatgttttttttttcttttttttttttttacttattgaAAAGCTTGCTTTACTGGATCTCACCGAGTTTTAGCAGGACAATTGGAAGTGATAAGAAGTTAACTACTTTTTTAATGAATTGCGACTTCAAATTAGACGCGATGAACGACTCGCGCTTAGATTAGATTTATCGTTATCCTtttacaaagaaaaagaatagaaaagctAACTTAATCGattggcaaaaaaaaaaaaaaaaacagtacattcgataatgaaaataaatgttacgCTAATAACAATGACTCAgtcaatttaattttcattaatcgCGCTAGTTTACGCGCTACGTAAGATAAAGGAAATTCTTGAAGATTTGTGTCATTACGATAACGTTGATAGAAGGACCGCGAATTCTCAATTGCAAAAATACGTGTTCCATATACACGTAGTCGCGCTAGTAGTATCGCTTATTTGTACTCGTTGTTGAATAACCGATAACAtctattactatttttattactCGTAATATATTATGCATCGGAAACATATTATGCATATAGCTGATAAAAATGTTGTAGTAAACTATATAAATCTTTCTACGTTGTTTCCTTATATTAACGATTTCTTTTCCATGTACTATTAATGAAAAGAGCAAGTTTCTTTTTCACAAGGTTACAAAAGGTTACATATGGTTTAATACTAGTGCGAAAAATATCGCGAGAGCGATCCAAGTAAAACTGGAATTTATTCAGCGATCGATATGTTGCTTCGTCGTCAAATTTCTATCAATTCCAGTCAACTCGTTAAAAAACTATATCTTCTATATATAAATCCTCGTAATCTTGTCGAAATAAAATAAGCAAAATTCACGTAAAATTTCTACCTTCGCTTTCTCCTCCTTTTCGGTAGTCATCGTGATGGTCGAGTTAATGATCTACGTTAACTACGTGAATTCTGCTAAAATTTGAACGAGACACTCGAGTATGTTTTACGCTCAAATAGCATATTGAGACACGTTACATGACAGCCAAAGAATTCTGGAAAGAAGTATCGATCGAAAACACCTTTCCATTCGCGAGGAACACGAATCACAGTGTATAGATCACCAGTGAACCGTGATACCTAGATCGATATTTCTCCGCACGATCAACGTACGACGCGGTTGGTAGTTGAAGCTGCACTGTTGATTTTGTCGCGTATCTACAATATGTAGGCACTACGATTAAGTCCGACGATGGCATTGACGAACATTGTTAGGTAGTGGTATACTCGCCGTCTCGCATACTTGGAACAATGTGAAAGTCTTCTCTTGATGCACGGTTAACATCTTAAGCTACACCTTAACGGTATCGCGTACAAATAACATCTACAACGAAACGCTGCAATAATACAATTATTCTCGCCAACTTACAGTTAAGAATAGTAACAGAAAACATCGTAAGAGGAATAATAGCAAGCACGACGTACccaattttttattatcatcgAGCATTAAACGGCTACGTTGTCAACtaattatatatgatataaaacattgatttattaaaacatttatccACTATTACGCATCGGTAAGGTATCATTAATTGGGTAGATTAAATGCTTAATCTTCTATATCGTATCGTAAAGTAAAAGAAGCTTTTCGTGTAGTACGTCAAACTAAAGAACGCGCAACAACAATATCGGCGCAAAAACAGCGTAAGACCATTTTTTCCAACGTCTGGTTTTCATTCTTCGAGATAAACAGTAAATAAAAAACGATCTATAGGTTTAAacgtaaatttaattatcaagtCAAGTGATATCTCGGCCGAGAAATAATTGTACACTTTTTCTACTTTAAGCGATAACAACGAGTTTCTTAGGAATTTAAGTCAGAGCAATACTTAAATTAACGGAAGACAAACGTTTCAATACAAAAGAAAAGTGAAATCTGATCTCGATTTCTGTTTAAGATACCATGACATTATTTCACTAAACTGGTCCATTTTGCAGAGGCGTGTCTTACGATATTGGATCTCGCGATGCGTTTACTTTAAAGTCACAATCCCCGTCATTGACCGACATTATGCCAAGTTCTTTTCTTCGAATAAAGTACTGGTAAGTAACGGTTAAACGTAATGTTTTGCCACAAAGGAATTTTAATTCTCTGTGATATCCTTCCCTATATGTATAAAGTTCAATTAACTCGGTGAAAGTATTCGCAGTTGGGCAAGTGTACATAATTTACGCGCAGATTATTCTTAGTCCTTGCCGATTTTATTACTTAAGTGATTTTTCGCATTGCCGGTGAAACAGAACACGAAGCACGGTTTCCGAAGAACGGGTTTATCGCTTAAGGAAATTCCCACCTAAACTTGCGTTTCCGTTTTTCGATGTTGCGCAACGGTGATCACTGGTACTCCACGCGAGTGAaagcgaaataataataatcgatcgaCACAATATACGTCGTCGGAATTTGAATATAACCTGCTGGTTAATTAAGACGAATTATATAATCTATCGTTAGGACCATTGAGCGATCAAACatctaatttataataaacgaaTTGTAATTTGACAAAAGTAATTACGTATTAATCTCGAATTATACATAGTTATGGTCTACTAAATACCGACGATTTGTTATGGGTATAAATCAGTGATTCGTAACGATATTCAATTCATATCGTTAATTcatctatatatagtatatcaaATAGGAAGATGATACTTTTATCGTTTCTCGATGTCGATAAGCAACAACATTCGATATTTACCTTTTGATTTTCCTCCGTGCTACTCTCATTGTCCGGATAATCTGAAAACCATAAATGGTGGGACGAAATAAAGTTGATAACACTCGTACGACACAATTACACGTTTCTACTACTACCCATCCCGATTTCAGCGTACCATCATTCACGCGCATTTCTAGCTGTATCCATTTATTTTTCCCAGCAAAAATTATCCTATTAccgatatttctttttccatttcatCTACTctctttcaatttcaataatCTGATAGCGTAATTCCATTTACAGTTACTCGTTTTATAACACGTCGTCCTTCGTGTGTAGAAATGGAGTTTCTACCACTGCGGACGACGCTTCTTGAAGATAGCATTTTTTAATACGATGATGCAACAACTTTATACGTAAATAATGTTCACACTTTGACGCacattgaatttaattaaacaagCAGAAAGGATCGAAGGATCGCCTTCAGAGAGAATCGATCATCCACTTGTTAACATTTTGCGTTACGACAATTTAACGAGATTTAAATATTGGTTATTATTAGCATATGGCGAACAACCGCAATGAAATATAATCTGTTATACCaatctgttatattaatatttaagggCCGCTGTAGTAATTTATCGTTCTCGAATTGGGTCACGCTTTAATCAAACATTCAACCAAATCGAAAGTAAAACGATTTGACCTAGGCTGCCCTGTCAAATATCGCATTACGGCTTGTCAATTGTTTCATAATTCTGAGGAAAATATAACAACATATGCAACATGTTTAATTCAAGGTGGAGAAATTTAATTCATGATCAAATTCATGATGAAACTTTATCATCATATTCTCTACATATTCATGCAATATAATCAAACAACACTCGAGTCAGTTTTTAATTAGACGGCATACTTGAGTTATCGAAGTTTAAATTGCTTCGATATGTACAagttcgatatatttttttactatttagtTGATCGGTGCAGAAACATTTAGACGTTAAAATTAAACTACTGTCATTCCAAAAATGAATTTAGATTAAAACAAATCTAGGacaatttacatttttgtaattttcttttcctttttttcggaAAAAAACTTCAAGCCAATTGTATTTAGCAATTTATGGAAATATCGAAGATAAACAAATAGATTTTTAAAATGCAAACCTAATACCTTGTATCTCCTTGATAGAGCGTTTCCTCTCGCCCATGTCTGCTTCGCGATTTCTCAAAGCGAACCTATTCCTACGATCTTAACTGCAATACTGATCCGCTTTTCCAATTCCATTATCTCCTTGCGACTATCTGGCCTTATCAATCAAAATATACACGCTAATGATTAATTCTGGAAGCATTTATCATGTTCGATAGAATCGAAATTTTTTAAGATAAAAATGTGCTTTATAAATTTCACTAATTAGATTCTTCGTGTCTAGAAAAAAGACGCGATAAAGTACGGATAGTAATGAAtatgatacaacgtataaatgatttatttactatttaatcaaaatatttaatgacGTATAAGTTGATTGCTGATTCATTGAGATAATTTGGAATCTCATTGTAGATAACAAGAAATATCGTAGGATCAAAGCGCGCAACTGAAAAGTGACCGCTTCAAAGCTGTAATATATTATACCTATAATCATTGTATATCATTATGTAT comes from Bombus terrestris chromosome 7, iyBomTerr1.2, whole genome shotgun sequence and encodes:
- the LOC100645679 gene encoding peptide transporter family 1 isoform X2, coding for MTTEKEEKAKKMTYPKSIFFIVSNEFCERFSFYGMRTVLTLYLRNQLKYDDNTSTVIYHVFTMFVYFFPIFGAMLADSLMGKFHTILYLSIIYALGQLLLSLSAAPPLGIPAREFSLLGLLLIALGTGGIKPCVAAFGGDQFILPLQERYLSTFFSLFYFSINFGSLISSFLTPLLRSDVTCFGENTCYSLAFFVPAVLMTLSVVIFLLGKPLYRIIKPTGNVVLNVSKCISYAIYKKFTSKNEKRENWLEYADDKYEKSLINDIKAALQVMKLFIPIPIFWALFDQQGSRWTFQATRMDGEIGNFLLQPDQMQVFNPFLVLAFIPLFETCLYPLMRKIGLRTPLRILSIGGFLASLSFVVAALVQYQLEKTFPVLPSKNFAQLRLFNTLDCNVTITTHNPELSFVLESMNMWEDKYVKANGEAKWSYTADFSKCNRADITKFNESAGTILLPEDSATSYVVTQQNELYRYTDSVDKSISGAPLIRGLVYVNSSREPVSLKFTKGDATVFEFKINSISLQETSLAELKPDTYDIYLNGILVKKDVRLRLGGVYTVVGSVIGEEAMANVVTVTEPNSMHILWLIPQYVIITMGEVMFSVTGLEFAFTQAPASMKSLLQASWLLTVAFGNLIVVIVAEISIFDRQVYEFLLFAGLMFIDIIIFAVMAKFYKYVDEDEITEETIHMSQETGAFNASYHQDEK
- the LOC100645679 gene encoding peptide transporter family 1 isoform X1, encoding MGERKRSIKEIQDYPDNESSTEENQKKMTYPKSIFFIVSNEFCERFSFYGMRTVLTLYLRNQLKYDDNTSTVIYHVFTMFVYFFPIFGAMLADSLMGKFHTILYLSIIYALGQLLLSLSAAPPLGIPAREFSLLGLLLIALGTGGIKPCVAAFGGDQFILPLQERYLSTFFSLFYFSINFGSLISSFLTPLLRSDVTCFGENTCYSLAFFVPAVLMTLSVVIFLLGKPLYRIIKPTGNVVLNVSKCISYAIYKKFTSKNEKRENWLEYADDKYEKSLINDIKAALQVMKLFIPIPIFWALFDQQGSRWTFQATRMDGEIGNFLLQPDQMQVFNPFLVLAFIPLFETCLYPLMRKIGLRTPLRILSIGGFLASLSFVVAALVQYQLEKTFPVLPSKNFAQLRLFNTLDCNVTITTHNPELSFVLESMNMWEDKYVKANGEAKWSYTADFSKCNRADITKFNESAGTILLPEDSATSYVVTQQNELYRYTDSVDKSISGAPLIRGLVYVNSSREPVSLKFTKGDATVFEFKINSISLQETSLAELKPDTYDIYLNGILVKKDVRLRLGGVYTVVGSVIGEEAMANVVTVTEPNSMHILWLIPQYVIITMGEVMFSVTGLEFAFTQAPASMKSLLQASWLLTVAFGNLIVVIVAEISIFDRQVYEFLLFAGLMFIDIIIFAVMAKFYKYVDEDEITEETIHMSQETGAFNASYHQDEK